In Methanoregula formicica SMSP, the DNA window TTTGGCCATCATGCACCGGCCGTATTTTACTCAGGGATTCAGCAGGTAGATGGATGCATTCAGCACCGTTGCGATGCTCACCCAGGCGATATAGGGGATGAGGAGATATGCTGCACCCTTCCGCACCCGGTAAAAAACCACGATGGTTGCAAGGATCAGCCACCACAGGATGATGATGTCAATCAGACCGAGAAGGGGCGACCGGAGCCCAAAGAAGAGAAACGACCAGATGACGTTCAAGAAAAACTGGACCCCGAAAATGCCCACCGCGAACCGGACATCTGGCTTCTCAATCCCGAGTTCCCAGACAAGGAAGAGTGCAATACCCATCAGCGCAAAGAGCGTGACCCAGACCGGCGCAAAGACCCAGGCCGGCGGGGCAAAGAAGGGCTTGATCAGGCTTGAGTACCAGGAGCCCGGCGCGGGTGTGGTCACCACCGAGCCGAGGCTTCCGGCAATTTCACAGAAGAGGATCGCAGCGACGAGTCTCAGTAGCGCCGGTCCTTTCAGGTGCGAAGAAAATTCCATGTTCATTCTCCGTTTGTTTTCATTCTTAATCATTGAGGTCCTGTCATCATCCAAAAGAGGGGCGGGGTGATGAGGCCGTCCCCCTATCTCCGGTCGACAAACCGTTTCGGCCGGCCGGGCAGCCGGGAGAGCTCAAGGCCCTTGGGCGGAACAACGTTGAACCCGATCTCGAACAGGTTCTCCTCCTGCTTCTTCTGGAGCGTCGGTTTCCACGAGTAGAATGAGCGCCTGAACCGTTCTGCAATCCCCTCGCGGTCGCAGGAGGACAGATCTTTGCATTCCACGCTCACCCGGAGCAGGGTCTTCTCCTGGTCGTCGCCCGCGTACAGGAACGCCTCGTACTCCCCCGTGAGATATT includes these proteins:
- a CDS encoding TspO/MBR family protein, translating into MEFSSHLKGPALLRLVAAILFCEIAGSLGSVVTTPAPGSWYSSLIKPFFAPPAWVFAPVWVTLFALMGIALFLVWELGIEKPDVRFAVGIFGVQFFLNVIWSFLFFGLRSPLLGLIDIIILWWLILATIVVFYRVRKGAAYLLIPYIAWVSIATVLNASIYLLNP